A genomic window from Silene latifolia isolate original U9 population chromosome Y, ASM4854445v1, whole genome shotgun sequence includes:
- the LOC141630364 gene encoding uncharacterized protein LOC141630364 — MVKKDAKPRLLRWVLLLQEFDLEIKDKPGSENLVADHLSRLTKESRGDKYDGVPIDEWLPDDSILAITHSTPWYADIANFLSFSFIPEEFNNQARNKLRYESKRYVWEDPYLYRRCNDGIYRRCVSQEEGHAILQACHSTTYGGHLSTSRTQARVLHCGFYWPSCSKMHMLWCTLVILAKGEVTLGGEMRCH; from the coding sequence atggtgaagaAGGATGCTAAACCCCGACTTTTGAGATGGGTATTACTCCTTCAAGAATTCGATCTAGAGATTAAGGACAAGCCGGGATCCGAAAACCTTGTTGCGGATCATCTATCGAGGTTAACTAAAGAGTCCCGAGGGGATAAATACGATGGGGTCCCTATTGATGAATGGTTACCCGACGATTCTATTCTTGCTATTACCCATTCCACCCCTTGGTATGCGGATATAGCCAATTTCTTGAGTTTTAGCTTTATCCCCGAAGAATTTAATAACCAAGCTAGGAATAAGTTGAGGTAcgaatcaaagagatatgtgTGGGAGGACCCTTACTTATATAGAAGATGCAATGATGGGATTTACCGTAGATGTGTCTCTCAAGAAGAAGGTCATGCGATCCTCCAAGCTTGCCATTCTACCACTTATGGAGGGCACTTGTCCACATCTAGAACCCAAGCTCGGGTTCTTCATTGTGGCTTCTATTGGCCCTCTTGTTCAAAGATGCATATGCTTTGGTGCACTCTTGTGATTCTTGCCAAAGGAGAGGTAACATTGGGAGGAGAGATGAGATGCCATTGA